The following coding sequences are from one Neurospora crassa OR74A linkage group I, whole genome shotgun sequence window:
- the set-7 gene encoding SET-7, with translation MFKPTTSTQPDPEKPPAQVHDEEEPKRSYHPLLKPVFGPARKTAGSTAPSRVPEGGHMISASQGQSSKPMEAPATQPPEAPNLTVQDIESKLQSFIATVGEDHARFVEYLLDEAEQMAPEPKHLSDFDAFADMPALSAPATTSDTASISDDGVETMAFKIKLHHGDNGKPRAPTKAFKCPVVKIKTDKEVVPKYRFHHTEIKKNILVPNTMLTFVPHLRDVDPDSVDERDYISWLNELEKLDTQSGFKTENRQQKNHKRVRDEFTATLSMYIEPWLKQLGLDVVCGRPTLIRYMLSQEENKAHITQQQKDVLLNTYKDDAILSPKAVEAARIFTLAFNNVFGNNTDPERFITLRDVLLLEKRETVVDEKRAKETPPPANPQRDQSDSNGLLPKVEASLSSYAVLGCNVCFSHDCEHGDIDAHNYHRTFSLDSVGGVIRALKRKWADQVASMGGDEEAVAAASKKALHLPCHNACYRHYDVGPAAAPVTPWANSEISVLEDMFVSVGHSQTLKAQCVVASILGRKCWEVYRKIKELDLSLPQVSPPRPKTGPKGGPPTKVKPLPWYDRRKKCLMGDWQDQTATHEHSIREITEPCHHDGPCTKENEACPCANASPRPLLCDRFCQCTVDECALKFTGCACHSTGKTCIQRQKEGKPCICIMLNRECDPVVCKGCGAKERADPDNAHDETLHSTGCQNVSLQRGASKTVLLGKSQLEGCGYGLFTAEDISQDEFVIEYTGELITHDEGVRREARRGEGFGSQGTSSYLFTLLEHEGIWVDAAMYGNLSRYINHASENDKKACNITPKIIYVNNEYRIKFTALRDIKAGEELFFNYGDNFPNLTKKLLEDQDGDGENDTATKSKGKRGSSSLAQGTARKATTKASTTAKGKAKTQGRARGARKTAVMEIPPSDDYEDQTWIRDPLPLYDEYDEDDDSYLPVGRKRRKRGGKRAGAGRKKKTPSPEEGEEEGEDHGSAGEDDAEAEAEAEGDEDGDGDANGPSNQQTRNRRTRAVSEISDSQAERDEDMDEMESEDSDAPLSPTRLANPHSGSLPANPSGISPSKSKRKSKSKKRKAPEAEIYSMAEYSSSGFGSGSDAELFSAPESKGDHASPSKKKKQKTTSTSTSTSTTTTAANRTRTRTTRSSRSARATAAKTTTSPATMKIKPLGVTVTRSPGGRGTAARHTSMHNAAAEAQLRAEQSLRDEAAAAAAAAAAAGGASNAQPQRALQGQVQGQEMQATQGQGQQMQGSTSSGLYHTAANFQPFTSDNDEDDGEEDGASVGSGEEEEEEEEEEEEDEEEEEEEEEEEEEEGEDGASLASGEEGEEEEGQNRKGLGSGEEDEEDEDDDEDEDGSEGDGGDLDVDVEHGDADAYTYTYAENDLLLSLSNEEEEGILGDYDSDGAASNPSGPESGSSNEGDESEDDDDNDDDDTGDREESKEEDQSPVKRLRPRHPHQASPPTKSMASKARPPVVGGKVLRQRSSQSQSQSQSQPHSQKSKITRQSSTATGTRSTERKITRSTNTSGTTSTRKPSNSNTNTNPKLKPKPSGPSKETRSSTAAASVQNQNPTRGSSSSLKRKKASGRAGSTGGGGDMEGTSHRKRQRPLRYRNEEE, from the exons ATGTTCAAGCCCACGACGTCAACCCAACCTGATCCCGAAAAACCTCCAGCTCAAGTtcatgacgaagaagagccCAAGAGATCGTACCACCCTCTACTCAAGCCCGTATTTGGACCTGCTAGGAAAACTGCCGGATCGACTGCTCCTAGTAGAGTCCCAGAGGGAGGACATATGATATCGGCTTCCCAAGGACAGTCATCAAAGCCTATG GAAGCTCCGGCTACCCAGCCTCCTGAGGCTCCAAATTTGACAGTACAAGACATAGAGTCCAAGCTCCAGTCCTTTATTGCCACTGTAGGCGAAGACCATGCTCGTTTTGTTGAATATCTACTTGATGAGGCCGAACAGATGGCCCCAGAGCCAAAACATCTGAGCGACTTTGATGCCTTTGCTGACATGCCGGCCCTAAGCGCTCCTGCTACTACTTCCGACACCGCTTCTATTTCGGATGACGGAGTGGAAACCATGGCGTTCAAAATCAAGCTTCACCACGGTGACAATGGAAAGCCCAGGGCCCCCACCAAGGCTTTCAAGTGCCCGGTCGTCAAAATCAAGACCGACAAGGAGGTCGTCCCCAAATACCGGTTTCACCATACTGAGATCAAAAAGAACATCTTGGTTCCAAATACAATGCTCACCTTTGTTCCTCATCTCCGGGACGTCGACCCAGACTCAGTGGACGAAAGAGATTACATCAGCTGGCTCAATGAATTGGAAAAGTTGGACACTCAATCTGGATTCAAGACGGAGAACAGGCAACAGAAAAATCATAAGCGTGTCCGGGATGAATTCACCGCCACACTCTCCATGTACATTGAGCCATGGCTCAAGCAACTCGGTCTCGATGTTGTTTGCGGCAGACCGACGCTGATCCGCTACATGTTGAGCCAGGAAGAAAACAAAGCACACATCACACAACAGCAAAAGGACGTCCTCCTCAATACCTACAAGGACGATGCCATTTTGTCGCCAAAGGCCGTGGAGGCGGCACGCATCTTTACCCTGGCATTTAACAACGTGTTCGGAAACAACACCGACCCGGAGCGTTTCATCACCCTTCGGGATGTCTTGCTCCTCGAAAAGCGTGAGACAGTCGTCGACGAGAAACGTGCAAAAGAGACACCCCCTCCAGCCAATCCTCAACGTGACCAATCAGACAGTAACGGCCTGCTGCCGAAAGTCGAGGCCTCGCTTTCAAGCTACGCAGTTCTGGGCTGCAATGTCTGCTTCAGCCACGACTGCGAGCATGGCGACATTGACGCCCACAACTACCACCGGACCTTCTCTCTCGATAGTGTTGGCGGTGTCATCCGGGCGCTCAAGAGAAAGTGGGCCGACCAAGTCGCCTCGATGGGTGGCGATGAGGAAGCTGTGGCAGCAGCCTCTAAAAAGGCTCTTCACCTCCCCTGTCACAACGCCTGCTACAGGCACTACGACGTTGGTCCTGCTGCCGCCCCCGTCACCCCGTGGGCTAACAGCGAAATTTCTGTCTTGGAAGATATGTTTGTCAGTGTTGGACACAGTCAAACCCTCAAGGCTCAATGCGTGGTGGCTTCCATCCTAGGCCGCAAATGCTGGGAAGTCTACCGCAAGATCAAGGAACTCGACCTCAGCCTCCCGCAGGTCTCACCACCTCGCCCCAAAACCGGCCCCAAGGGCGGTCCCCCAACCAAAGTCAAACCACTTCCCTGGTATGATCGCCGCAAGAAGTGTCTCATGGGTGACTGGCAAGACCAAACCGCGACGCACGAGCACTCCATCCGCGAGATCACCGAACCGTGCCATCACGACGGTCCCTGCACCAAAGAAAACGAGGCCTGTCCTTGCGCCAACGCCTCGCCTCGTCCTTTACTCTGTGATCGGTTCTGCCAGTGCACGGTAGACGAGTGCGCCCTCAAGTTCACCGGTTGCGCGTGTCACTCGACGGGCAAGACTTGTATTCAGAGACAGAAAGAGGGTAAACCGTGTATCTGCATTATGCTGAATCGTGAGTGCGACCCTGTGGTATGCAAGGGATGTGGAGCGAAGGAAAGAGCGGATCCGGATAATGCCCATGATGAGACGTTGCATTCGACGGGGTGTCAGAATGTCAGTCTTCAGCGGGGAGCATCCAAAACCGTTCTGCTTGGAAAATCTCAACTCGAGGGATGTGGCTACGGCCTCTTTACTGCCGAAGACATTTCCCAAGACGAGTTCGTGATCGAATACACCGGCGAGCTGATCACGCACGACGAAGGTGTGCGTCGGGAAGCTCGTCGTGGAGAAGGGTTCGGGTCCCAGGGCACCAGCTCTTACCTGTTTACGTTACTCGAGCACGAAGGCATCTGGGTCGACGCAGCCATGTACGGCAATCTCTCCCGGTACATCAACCATGCCTCGGAAAACGACAAGAAAGCCTGCAACATCACGCCCAAAATCATCTACGTGAACAACGAGTACCGCATCAAGTTCACCGCGCTTCGTGACATCAAAGCCGGCGAGGAGCTCTTCTTCAACTACGGCGACAACTTTCCGAATCTCACCAAGAAACTGCTTGAAGATCAGGATGGAGATGGCGAAAATGACACCGCTACCAAATCCAAAGGCAAGAGGGGCAGTAGTAGTCTCGCTCAAGGAACGGCGCGTAAAGCAACCACCAAGGCTAGTACCACCGCCAAAGGCAAAGCGAAAACCCAAGGTCGAGCACGCGGCGCTCGCAAGACGGCTGTGATGGAGATTCCTCCCAGTGATGATTACGAGGACCAAACGTGGATTAGGGATCCCCTGCCCTTGTATGATGAGTatgatgaagacgatgacTCTTACTTGCCTGTGggcaggaagaggagaaagcgCGGTGGGAAGAGGGCTGGTgctgggaggaagaagaagactccTAGTcctgaggagggggaggaagagggtgaggATCATGGATCGGCTGGAGAGGATGACgcagaggcagaggcagaggcagagggtgatgaagatggtgatggtgatgcaaATGGCCCCTCTAATCAACAGACTCGCAACCGTCGCACCAGAGCCGTCTCGGAAATAAGTGACAGCCAAGCCGAGCGCGATGAGGACATGGACGAAATGGAATCAGAAGATAGCGACGCGCCGCTTTCGCCTACGAGG CTTGCGAACCCCCACTCCGGTTCTCTACCCGCTAACCCCAGCGGCATCTCCCCCAGCAAAAGTAAACGCAAAAGCAAAAGCAAGAAACGCAAAGCTCCCGAGGCAGAAATCTACTCTATGGCCGAGTACTCTTCTTCTGGTTTTGGGTCCGGCTCCGACGCCGAACTCTTCTCAGCTCCAGAGTCCAAGGGCGATCATGCGTCCCcatcaaagaaaaagaagcagaaaactacctctacctctacctctacctctactactactactgctgcaaacagaaccagaaccagaaccacCCGCTCTTCCCGCTCCGCCcgcgccaccgccgccaaaaCCACCACTTCCCCAGCGACAATGAAAATCAAACCTCTAGGCGTCACCGTCACTAGGTCTCCTGGCGGTAGGGGAACAGCAGCTCGTCATACCTCCATGCACAACGCTGCAGCCGAAGCTCAACTTAGGGCTGAGCAATCGTTGAGGGATgaggcggctgctgctgctgctgctgctgctgctgctggtggtgcatCAAATGCTCAGCCGCAACGGGCTCTGCAGGGGCAGGTGCAAGGGCAGGAAATGCAAGCTACGCAGGGACAGGGACAGCAGATGCAAggtagtacctctagtgggCTGTACCATACTGCGGCCAACTTCCAGCCTTTCACTTCTGAtaacgacgaggatgatggggaggaggatggtgcTTCTGTTGGTtctggggaggaggaggaggaggaggaggaggaggaggaggaggatgaagaagaagaagaagaagaagaagaagaggaggaggaagagggggaggatggTGCTTCTCTTGCTtctggggaggagggggaggaggaggagggtcagAACCGGAAAGGGCTTGGCTcgggtgaggaggatgaggaggatgaggacgacgacgaggatgaggatggaagtgaaggtgatggtggcgatctcgatgtcgatgtcgaaCATGGAGATGCTGATGCGTATACGTATACGTATGCAGAAAATGATTTGTTGCTGTCGTTAAGcaatgaagaagaggaaggcatACTCGGCGACTACGACTCCGATGGCGCTGCTTCTAATCCCTCTGGCCCTGAATCCGGCTCTTCCAACGAAGGGGATGAAagcgaggacgacgacgacaacgacgacgacgacaccggCGACCGCGAAGaaagtaaagaagaagaccagTCCCCCGTCAAGCGATTACggcctcgtcatcctcatcaagcATCGCCACCAACAAAGTCCATGGCCAGTAAGGCTAGGCCTCCGGTGGTAGGCGGGAAGGTGCTACGGCAGCGATCCAGCCAGTCGCAGTCTCAGTCGCAGTCTCAGCCCCATTCCCAAAAGAGCAAAATCACAAGACAAAGCAGCACCGCCACAGGCACCAGGTCTACCGAACGGAAAATCACCCGTAGTACCAATACATctggcaccaccagcacccgcAAGCCATCCAattccaacaccaacaccaatcCCAAACTCAAACCCAAACCGTCCGGTCCCTCCAAGGAGACGAGATCatcgacagcagcagcatcagtTCAAAACCAGAACCCCACCAGaggatcatcatcatctctaaagaggaagaaggcgagtGGTAGAGCAGGGTcaacaggaggaggaggagacatgGAGGGAACAAGTCATAGGAAGAGACAGAGACCGCTGAGATATCGgaacgaggaggagtag
- a CDS encoding sphingolipid long chain base-responsive protein LSP1, protein MHRTYSMRASRAPTASQIQNPPPPPSSTKSGRLFGRGGIGGLGHALRRNAAGAFGPDLAKKLSQLVKMEKNVMRSLEMVAKERMEVAQQLSLWGEACDEDVSDVTDKLGVLLYEIGELEDQYVDRYDQYRVTMKSIRNIEASVQPSRDRKQKITDQIAQLKYKEPNSPRIVVLEQELVRAEAESLVAEAQLSNITREKIKAAYTYQFDALREHCEKVAIIAGYGKHLLELIDDTPVTPGETRPAYDGYEASKAIIQDCEDSLTNWVTQNAAVSAKLSTRSRTLSQRRRNNIKARTEGGAGQGHDLSGQDAPLNDRDSWVPANQHKEVADYEVSEEEEDDDEDEEDDIHASGSHSMLDGESEQHQRGRNTEPVAA, encoded by the exons ATGCATCGAACCTACTCCATGCGCGCCTCCAGGGCGCCAACCGCCTCCCAGATCCAGAACCCCCCTCCACCGCCATCATCCACAAAGTCGGGACGTCTCTTTGGTCGCGGCGGAATTG GAGGGCTAGGCCATGCTCTACGACGCAACGCCGCCGGCGCCTTTGGGCCCGATCTCGCCAAGAAGCTCTCCCAGCTGGtcaagatggagaagaaCGTGATGCGCAGTCTGGAGATGGTGGCCAAGGAGCGCATGGAGGTCGCCCAACAGTTGTCGCTCTGGGGCGAGGCCTGCGATGAGGATGTGTCCGATGTCACAGACAAGCTGGGCGTGTTGCTCTACGAAATCGGCGAACTCGAAGATCAGTACGTCGATCGCTACGACCAGTACCGCGTCACCATGAAGAGTATTAGGAATATCGAGGCGTCGGTGCAACCCAGCAGAGACA GAAAGCAAAAAATTACCGACCAAATCGCCCAGCTCAAGTACAAAGAGCCCAACTCCCCGCGCATCGTCGTTCTCGAACAGGAACTCGTCCGCGCCGAAGCCGAGTCGCTCGTCGCCGAAGCCCAGCTCTCCAACATAACGCGTgagaagatcaaggccgCCTACACCTACCAGTTCGACGCCCTGCGTGAGCACTGCGAAAAAGTCGCCATCATTGCCGGCTACGGCAAGCACCTCTTGGAACTCATCGACGATACCCCCGTCACCCCAGGCGAAACCCGCCCCGCTTACGACGGCTACGAAGCCTCCAAGGCCATCATCCAGGACTGCGAGGACTCCCTTACCAACTGGGTCACGCAAAACGCGGCCGTTTCAGCAAAGCTTTCCACTCGCTCGAGGACGCTGAGCCAGCGCAGGAGGAACAACATCAAGGCGAGGACGGAGGGTGGCGCAGGACAGGGACATGACTTGTCGGGCCAGGACGCCCCGCTTAACGATCGTGACTCGTGGGTGCCGGCGAATCAGCACAAGGAGGTGGCGGATTATGAGGtgtcggaggaagaggaggacgatgatgaggatgaggaagatgatatTCATGCATCGGGCAGCCACTCCATGCTGGACGGCGAGAGCGAACAGCATCAGCGCGGGAGGAACACTGAGCCTGTTGCTGCCTAG